A section of the Bacillus pumilus genome encodes:
- a CDS encoding YhcN/YlaJ family sporulation lipoprotein — protein MRQKWQKTIALVLLPIGLTACGTNDNAGVDTRHNQSGQPVGYHSNNRADDNNQDHQGPVSELMEGMNGGNTTNVDYRTRPQADDRTPLAGGDGRYSHGDMNYHNQMSFSGYDKQENVQRSRKIANRVNKMNHVADSQVMVTDENVYIAIKSDGRLTSEGISQVEEAATRYADGRAVQVIKDEGAFTRFRDMRRTQFETGQTGMTR, from the coding sequence TTGAGACAAAAATGGCAAAAAACGATCGCATTAGTGCTTCTTCCTATTGGGTTAACGGCATGTGGTACAAATGACAATGCAGGTGTCGATACACGTCACAATCAATCAGGTCAGCCAGTTGGATATCATTCGAATAATCGTGCGGATGACAATAACCAAGATCACCAAGGACCAGTTTCCGAACTCATGGAGGGAATGAACGGTGGGAATACAACGAATGTTGATTATCGCACCCGTCCTCAAGCTGACGATCGAACGCCTCTCGCAGGTGGAGATGGACGATATAGCCATGGAGATATGAACTACCATAACCAAATGTCGTTCTCTGGCTACGATAAACAAGAAAACGTGCAACGTTCAAGAAAAATTGCCAATCGCGTCAATAAAATGAATCATGTTGCAGACTCGCAAGTAATGGTAACAGATGAAAATGTGTATATTGCCATTAAATCAGATGGGCGTCTGACATCAGAGGGAATATCACAAGTGGAAGAAGCAGCGACTCGTTATGCGGATGGAAGAGCTGTCCAAGTCATTAAAGACGAGGGTGCTTTCACACGCTTTAGAGATATGAGAAGAACACAATTTGAAACAGGTCAAACAGGCATGACTCGATAG
- a CDS encoding LysE family transporter: MQTFLTFIVVGFSIALPVGAITVEMTKQGLKNGFFHGLTVGAGGMTIDLLLILALYAGFAQFLSLPFVQIPLWLIGAIFLMILAYDSIKHADQDIHLAGEKVNKSFAKTYRNGLLVAVSPGNLVFWVSVFGAVLADAYTKTDSSEFMLASGGILAGILLHDIGLLTLVSLTRKVMNRTMIKWTSIIAGILLLGFGCYFFYEFYMGIKVYF; this comes from the coding sequence TTGCAAACATTTCTCACATTTATCGTCGTAGGATTCTCAATTGCTCTGCCAGTCGGAGCGATCACGGTTGAAATGACAAAACAGGGATTAAAAAACGGCTTCTTTCATGGTTTAACCGTAGGAGCAGGCGGCATGACCATCGATCTCTTACTTATCTTGGCTTTATATGCTGGATTTGCTCAGTTTTTATCACTGCCATTTGTCCAAATCCCGCTTTGGCTAATCGGAGCTATATTCTTAATGATTCTCGCATACGATTCCATTAAACATGCGGATCAAGACATCCATTTAGCTGGCGAAAAAGTCAATAAATCATTCGCAAAAACGTACAGAAACGGCTTGCTTGTCGCGGTATCTCCTGGAAACCTTGTGTTTTGGGTTTCTGTATTCGGTGCTGTACTGGCAGATGCCTATACAAAAACAGATTCATCTGAATTTATGCTAGCATCAGGTGGTATATTGGCAGGAATTCTCCTTCATGACATCGGTCTCCTCACTCTTGTATCCTTAACAAGAAAAGTGATGAACCGAACGATGATCAAATGGACATCCATTATTGCTGGTATTTTATTACTAGGGTTTGGCTGTTATTTCTTTTACGAATTTTATATGGGCATCAAGGTTTATTTTTAA